The DNA sequence CCAGCCACGACAACGACGTCGGCGGCTACCCGCTCGCTCCAGGCGATCGAGGTGCCGCTGTCGCCTGCTGTGCTTCCTCGCCTCTATCCCGCGGTCGTCGCCGCATTGAGCGGCGGTCCCGCGCTGTTGCCGGTGCCTGACCACCCAGCACCCGTTCGCGAGGACCTGCTGGCCACCCTCCAGCCGGACACACCACTCGAAGACACCGAGACAGCCTTCGTCGTCCCGACGTCGGGCTCCACCGGTGAACCCAAGGGGGTGTTGCTCAGCGCGAAGGCCGTACAAGCCTCTGCCGCGGCCACGCTCCGGCGCCTCGGTGGCCCCGGCCGGTGGCTGCTGGCACTGCCGGCTACCCATGTTGCCGGACTGATGGTGCTGGCCCGCTCGTTCGTCGCCGAGACCGAGCCCGTGGCGCTCGACCTCTCCGGCGGGTTCGATCCCGAACTCTTCGCGGCGGCCAGCGTTCGCTTGTTCGCCTCTGGCCCGCACCGCCGCTACACCGCACTCGTGCCGCGCCAGCTGGCAGCGCTGCTCGACGCCGGCGAAGCCGCCGTGGCAGCCCTCACCGGGTATCACGCCGTGCTCATCGGCGGCTCCGCGGTCAGCCCCGAAATCTTGGAACGCGCGCGGGCCGCCGGGGTTTCCGTGGTCACCACCTACGGCGCGACTGAGACATGCGGTGGGTGTGTGTACGACGGCTTGCCCCTGGACGACGTCGAGGTGCAGCTCGCCCCCGATGGCAAGATCCGGCTTCGCGGACCGATGCTGGCCAGCGGATACCGGCTGCGGCCACAGCTGAGCGCGGATGTGCTCGGCGACGGCTGGTACACCACCGCTGATATCGGCCAGGTCGGGCCTGACGGCCGGCTCAGCGTGATCGGGCGAAGCGACGACGTCGCCGTGTCCGGCGGGGTCAACGTGCCGC is a window from the Phytoactinopolyspora mesophila genome containing:
- the menE gene encoding o-succinylbenzoate--CoA ligase, translated to METPATTTTSAATRSLQAIEVPLSPAVLPRLYPAVVAALSGGPALLPVPDHPAPVREDLLATLQPDTPLEDTETAFVVPTSGSTGEPKGVLLSAKAVQASAAATLRRLGGPGRWLLALPATHVAGLMVLARSFVAETEPVALDLSGGFDPELFAAASVRLFASGPHRRYTALVPRQLAALLDAGEAAVAALTGYHAVLIGGSAVSPEILERARAAGVSVVTTYGATETCGGCVYDGLPLDDVEVQLAPDGKIRLRGPMLASGYRLRPQLSADVLGDGWYTTADIGQVGPDGRLSVIGRSDDVAVSGGVNVPLVAVDHLVAAHPAVREALAVALPDPEWGQRVVAAVVAQDPEQPPRLESVRAHVMRRAPAAYAPKELIIVDTLPVLANGKVDRLGLTQGLSESRAAVS